In Nocardioides sp. JQ2195, a genomic segment contains:
- a CDS encoding NUDIX domain-containing protein gives MAPGVRVAVRIVLLDPHGRVLLFEGRDLSDPDDAVRFWFTAGGGVDEDETLEQAAHRELLEETGMTGLQLAGPFHRREVDFLNHGTPLRQVEHFFAARTMDTSLEDRAWTELELEAMTTWRWWSTDELMRAGIVHFPEELVDLVHRADSLV, from the coding sequence ATGGCACCAGGAGTCCGCGTCGCCGTACGCATCGTCCTCCTCGACCCCCATGGCCGTGTGCTCCTGTTCGAGGGCAGGGACCTGTCTGACCCTGATGACGCCGTCCGCTTCTGGTTCACCGCCGGCGGTGGTGTCGACGAGGACGAGACCCTCGAGCAGGCCGCCCATCGCGAGCTGCTGGAGGAGACCGGCATGACGGGCCTGCAGCTGGCCGGCCCGTTCCACCGACGGGAGGTGGACTTCCTCAACCACGGCACTCCCCTGCGCCAGGTCGAGCACTTCTTCGCGGCCCGGACGATGGACACGTCCCTTGAGGACCGTGCATGGACCGAGCTGGAGCTGGAGGCGATGACCACATGGCGTTGGTGGAGCACGGACGAGCTCATGAGGGCAGGGATCGTCCACTTCCCCGAGGAACTCGTCGACCTCGTGCACCGCGCAGACTCCCTCGTCTGA
- the mraY gene encoding phospho-N-acetylmuramoyl-pentapeptide-transferase, with protein MKAILLSGACSLVLSLFLTRWAITKFAAWGLGQLIRDDGPTTHHVKRGTPTMGGAAIVVAVVAGYAVAKLVTWEQPSRAGVLVLFLLVGMATVGFVDDFIKVRMQRSLGLRSKAKLLGQTAVALVFGFLALRPSHGGGEDVVSHRLSLVRDVGPALPWVIVMIIVWFMVSGTSNATNLIDGLDGLLAGSAAMVFGAYTIVGLWQNNHLCGAASDVNGLCYAVASPLDLATVASALTGACFGFLWWNASPARIIMGDTGSLALGAAMAGFALVTRTELLLVVLGGLYVAVTASVMIQVSWFKFTRRTTGVGRRVFRMTPLHHHFELLGWEQVTIVIRFWIIAGVCAAAALGIFYGDWLGSLG; from the coding sequence TTGAAGGCCATCTTGTTGAGCGGGGCATGCTCGCTCGTCCTGTCGTTGTTCCTGACCCGATGGGCGATCACGAAGTTCGCTGCGTGGGGCCTGGGCCAGTTGATCCGGGACGACGGCCCGACGACGCACCACGTGAAGCGAGGCACCCCGACCATGGGCGGCGCCGCGATCGTGGTCGCCGTGGTCGCCGGCTATGCAGTTGCCAAGCTGGTGACCTGGGAGCAACCGTCACGCGCGGGCGTCCTGGTGCTCTTCCTGCTCGTGGGCATGGCCACGGTCGGATTCGTCGACGACTTCATCAAGGTCAGGATGCAGCGCAGTCTTGGCCTTCGGAGCAAGGCCAAGCTGTTGGGGCAGACCGCTGTCGCCCTGGTCTTCGGCTTCCTCGCTCTCCGACCCAGCCACGGGGGAGGGGAGGACGTGGTCTCGCACAGGTTGTCGCTCGTCCGCGACGTCGGCCCAGCCCTGCCCTGGGTGATCGTGATGATCATCGTCTGGTTCATGGTGAGTGGGACCAGCAACGCCACGAATCTCATCGACGGACTCGACGGGCTGCTCGCGGGGAGCGCGGCGATGGTGTTCGGGGCCTACACCATCGTCGGCCTGTGGCAGAACAACCACCTGTGCGGAGCCGCCTCCGATGTGAACGGTCTCTGCTACGCAGTGGCCTCGCCGCTCGACCTGGCCACGGTTGCGTCCGCCCTCACCGGCGCCTGCTTCGGGTTCCTGTGGTGGAACGCCTCGCCGGCGAGGATCATCATGGGGGACACCGGGTCCCTCGCGCTCGGGGCTGCGATGGCCGGATTCGCCCTGGTGACCCGGACCGAGCTCCTCCTCGTCGTCCTGGGCGGGTTGTACGTCGCCGTCACCGCCTCGGTGATGATCCAGGTGTCGTGGTTCAAGTTCACCAGGCGAACCACCGGCGTGGGCAGGAGAGTCTTCAGGATGACGCCCTTGCATCATCACTTCGAGCTGCTCGGGTGGGAGCAGGTGACGATCGTGATCCGCTTCTGGATCATTGCCGGAGTCTGCGCGGCAGCAGCCCTGGGGATCTTCTACGGCGACTGGCTGGGGAGCCTGGGCTGA
- a CDS encoding GNAT family N-acetyltransferase — protein MSTHDICTWQQVDGKEDLEVGYHILPEYQGCGFATEAAGASLELARRSPVAAWTTWCTAYACSEACTSAQKGVLGQTRKSRR, from the coding sequence ATTTCGACGCATGACATCTGCACCTGGCAGCAGGTCGACGGCAAGGAGGACCTGGAGGTCGGCTATCACATTCTGCCGGAGTACCAAGGATGCGGCTTCGCCACAGAGGCCGCTGGGGCAAGCCTCGAACTGGCAAGACGGTCACCAGTGGCGGCATGGACTACCTGGTGCACGGCATACGCCTGCAGTGAGGCGTGCACCAGCGCTCAGAAAGGGGTTCTGGGCCAGACTCGGAAGAGTCGCCGATAA
- a CDS encoding GNAT family protein, whose translation MLRPLTEADLSVLTGDDDGFDYFGPRPSRQSVPPSDLNEQGAFGVLDGGGEVVGDVSWVWQRWGPNVQSRNPMIGIWLSPRARGQGLGTAAQREMVDLFFRHTAVNRVEAHTDVENLAEQRALEKAGFTREGTTRGAQWRDGSYRDGHLYSILRSDWHSSSD comes from the coding sequence ATGCTTCGCCCGTTGACCGAGGCCGACCTGTCCGTGCTCACTGGCGACGACGACGGCTTCGACTACTTCGGACCCCGACCGTCACGGCAGTCGGTCCCTCCCTCGGACCTCAACGAGCAGGGCGCCTTCGGTGTCCTCGACGGCGGCGGCGAGGTTGTCGGAGACGTGTCGTGGGTGTGGCAGAGGTGGGGGCCGAACGTGCAGTCACGCAACCCGATGATCGGGATCTGGCTGTCGCCACGGGCGCGCGGTCAAGGACTGGGCACGGCCGCGCAACGGGAGATGGTTGACCTGTTCTTCAGACACACGGCCGTCAACCGGGTCGAGGCACACACGGATGTGGAGAACCTTGCGGAGCAACGCGCTCTGGAGAAGGCCGGCTTCACCCGAGAAGGCACCACCCGTGGCGCCCAGTGGCGCGACGGGTCCTACCGCGACGGTCATCTCTATTCCATTCTGCGCTCGGACTGGCACTCGTCGTCGGACTGA